The nucleotide sequence GTCAGACCAATCACTTTCAGCCGAGGACTCTCCTTCTTTCCCCATTAACTGCAAGTCATGAAATAAAATGAGAAAATCAATTCGGCTTGGTTATCTTGCATCTGATTAGTTTAAATTATATGCAAGGGAAGATGACCAGGTCACAGGGGAAGACGACAAAAATACAAGAGGTAtgcagattttgtttttaaaagaaaaagagacatggCTCTCCAGCTAATCTCTGTTAGGCCTGCCATGCCTATACTGGTTTATAACAAAAGTAAAGGAAGATATGAGGGATTTTTTGTATAATTTAAGGCAACAATATGTGAAAAATGCTTAAGAATGGTAACATGCCATTCAGACAACTGGTAGAAAATGCACATTGAAATAAAAGCATGTTAGTCTTGCAGTTTGTTATTCACAGAGAGCAAACACCACTTTATTTTGGATATTTGGTAGTCGACCACAAAAGGTAAGTAAAATTTGAGGATCACTGAAGACTTCTGTATTGATCAGCAATGCTATATTGGACACAATTTATTATTATGAGTGTCATCCAGAAAAGGCCACATGACATCATAAAAAGGATGAAATCAGTTTTGTACATTGCTACATGGCAACTTCTAAGTTAATGGAATTCAGAAAACTATCTCTTAATCCTGAATCATACAAACAACAAAGGTTGTATTTGTAACTACTATTTTGTCTTACATCCTGCACCTCTGAAAACCGCTACTAAACATTTCTACAACCATTTGGAAGGATTCTGTGTTTAAACAGCACCTTTTAGTAATTTAAATTTAAGTTTAGTTTAAGTTTCCTTAAACTACATTCTTTTCCTACTAGCTCAAGGGTGAATCCTTGAAGCTATCTTAAGGATTTCTCAAACTTTTGGGAATGTGTTTACTTTTAAGTGCTGGCTCTTCATTTGTGTGAAATCAATTACATTTCAGGAACATTTAGCTACGGTTTCATTTTGAAAACCTTATTCCACAACAGAATGCCTCACCTTCTCATTTACTTCTGAACTGTGGTCATCCACAAACACAGGTTTTGGAGAAGATTCCACAATAACTGTCCTCTGGAAATTCACAAACTCCTTTGCAGCAGTAACACAATGTGCATCAGATGAACTGGGGCAAACATATTTTTCTTTTGGCACAGTTTTCTGCTTTGTGAAGGTATTGTTGTATTTTGTCGTAGTTTTCTCACTGCTGCAACCTTGCTTGAACAGTTCTTCACCTTCATACCTGGACACTTCAGACACACTTCTCAGCTGGTTTCCTGGTCTCCCATACTCCTTTTTAGATGGACTGGCACAGGCATTTTCATCATCAGTTTGACTTTGCTGTTTGGTGGACTCTTGCTTATATTTCTGTTCTCCTTCAACCAGTAAAAGGTGAGATGTGCTTTTAAATTTACCATCTGATCTGCAATGCTCTCTGCAATCCTTTTTTTTACTCCGTCCAACAGAAATGTTGGTGTCTTTTGGCTCCTTTTCCAGTTCTGGTTCATCTTCAGATCTTGATAATGCAGACCTTGATAATGTATACCTTGAGCTGCCCGCTGGTCTAGAAGCCTCTTTTCCACTATGCCTAGAAataatgttttcttcttttgcagCAACTTTCTGAAAGGTCGACTCCTGCTTAACTTCCGGTTCATCTTCAAATCTTGTTAATGGATGAATGTGCCTTGAGCTGCCACCTGGTTTGGAAGCCACTTTCCCACTATGCCTagaggttttcttttcttcttttgcagcAGCTTTCTGGAAGACAGAGTCCTGTTCAACTTCTTGTTCATCTTCAGATCTTGATAATGCACGAATATGCCTCAAGCTACCCTTTGATCTGGAAGCCTCTTTTCCACAATGCCTAGAGATATTATGTTCATCTTCTGCAGCAGCTTTATGAAAGGTGGACTCCTGTTTAAAgtctttttctctttctgaacTTGAAACTACAGATACACGTCTTGAGCTGCCATCTGACCCATGAGACTCTTTTCTATCCTGCCTGATAGAAATATTAATGTGCTCTTTTTCTATGGTTTTCAGACAGTTTGACTCTTTTCCAGGTTGCTGCTCTCCAAGTTTTGATGCTATTGAGGGACGTCTCAGGTGGCCAGTTGATTCAGATGCCACTTTTTTAGGAACACTTTCTTCCAGGGTTCCATTTGGAGGTGCCACCTCCCTTCTAGGTCGCAGTGGTCCCCCAAGTATAGCAAGCAGAGCTTTGCGGTATATTAGTCGAGATCCTTGGTCCTGGTCTTTCATTCTCCTCCTGCCACATTCAGCACCTGCTTCCTTTGAAGCACCTTTTCTTTCTGTGCTTGGTGTGAGGCTTGGACCTGTCTCACTGCAGCCATCTTGTTTAATCTAAACAGTAAATAACAGTGTAAACTTCATACAACATACCTAGTATCCATTTCATAGAAATGATATCTTCACATTGTGGGTTAAAAAGGCCAGCCTAAAAGAACCATACGatagtttgcaaaaaaaaaaaaaaaaaaaaaaaaaaaaaaagatttcggTTACGGCAAATTAGTCCTAAGCAACTGGACATAAATTAACAAATTTCTGAAAACCTGACTATCCTCAAAAAGTATGAAAAGCTACCAAGGATGCtccactaaggctgcaatcctaaggggcagagagagagaaatgtgttttAACCATATTTAAAGCACTGATGAATCCACACTGCTACTGATTCCCATTGGCTAGGTTTCTCATTGGAAACAGTACAGGACAGACTTACACCAGGTCCCATGTGGGAATATCTCTCTCTCCAGTTTGGAGGCACTTCAAAGCTGCTGAGAAGACTGTAAATCCAAAGACTCAAAGTATTTCACAGTCCTCCCCTAACATGCCCACAAACAGCTTAAACATGTCCCGTTTGGCCCAACAACTGCAATAGGGCCAGAGTTATAGAGGTTTCTGTGGCAATGGAATCAGACATAAGTTCTAGCACTGGAGAAGCTCTGGTATATACGGCTCCCTCTAAGACACTTCCCAAGGGACAAAGAATTGCAACCtgaatacattttatttaaacATTCATACAATTTCTATCCTACCCTTCAACAAAAACTCCCAAGGTAGGATTTTATCATCCATGataacaactataaaaacaaacaaacacaagtaCATTATAAACAAATGCAATTCCTCTCGACCCCGTCTGATATTCCAATATTTGTCATCACTTATCTACCTTTTGTTTCAAGGATTCTCGAGGCGAAGACGTCACATTTTCCTCAGACATGTCACAGGCGGGACGTTTTACAAGGAACAGTTTATTGGAAAGAGGGCGGTCTGGGCTCTCTCCAAGAATGCTGTCAATTCCATCATTTGTTTCAGTCTCATCAGAGGAAGAATCCGCTGCAGCGAATGAAGTTCTCGAGAACGCTTTATAAGACTCTGGAGCTTTCCTGAATGTAGCCGTCTCAATGGATGTAGCAGACCTACTGCTAGGGGAAGGCTGTGACGGCGCTTCTTTGGCGAGTCTGCGATATTTGGCAGGCGATCCAACAGACAAGCTGTCCCACTCTATTTTACGCCTCCTGTTTGGCTGCATTGAGGCTGGATTACCTGAGcatgaaaagagagaaaagccagAGTTTTTAACACATACACGCTGCCCAAGCTTGCGCCGCAGAGAGACCGCGCATTTCTGTAACGTGTGAGAACAGCAAGGCGTTAGAAACATGTCCTTTTAAAGTATGaaattatatagtggtaccttgggttacatacgcttcaggttacagactccgctaacccagagatagcgaaaacaaaaaaaaattccttccagtagcaccttaaagaccaactaagttagttcttggtatgagctttcgtgtgcatgcacacttcttcagatacacatctgaagATACATATCTGTAACCAGagatagcgcttcaggttaagaactttgcttcaggatgagaacagaaatggtgctctggcggcgcggcggcagcagcaggccccattagctaaagtggtgcttcaggttaagaacagtttcactttaagaacggacctccggaacaaattaagtacttaacccgaggtaccactgtacgtgtgtATGCAAAGACTGGAGAACAGACTGCCATGCTCCCCGACTTCCACCACAGAGTTTCTCAAGCGCACCCAGGCTAGTGCCCACAGAACTCAGGTACCTGTGCTTATCAAGGCCCTGATCCACCCATGTCACCAGCAACTCGCCAGGGCGCCTCTTTCCATCCTCCCTCCTTCAACACCCATAAAGgaggaccagaggaagaggccGGAGCTCCCAGCCTGCCTTGAGGGGGAAGCAGGAATGCGGGCGAGGGCGGGGCAGTTGACCAAGAGGCTCGCCGGAGCCACAGCCCGCCTAActcctgggaggaggagagaggccagGAAGAGATTTCCTCAGGGGCTGCAAGCGGCCTCCCTCCTTGCCAAGCGCCGGCAGCCATTGGCTGccttcaccgggggggggggccgcCCCTTCGGAGACGAAGCCgccttctttccctccccgcgtcagccgccccccccccttgggggaACACTGCCCCACGCGCGGCTTCCACTTTTCAAACTAGGGCGGTTGGCAGTTACAAGGCCGCGCGgcgcctaaccctaacccccgccccccgcccaggGCCCCACTCTCGTCGCTCAGTACAGTACCGCGCGCGCCTCCTCTCGCTCGCAGCCGCCCTGTTCTTCACAAAGCTTAGGGGCGGCAACCGAACgccgggagaaggagggggggaaggtgTTGGACAGGCTCGTCTTCTGATTGGGTGAGAGGAGGGTCAGGGGGCGGGCGCGTGGCCGGGCGCAGGGGTCCGCGTGACTGAAACGCAGGGCAACATAACGGGAAGAGGAAGCGAGCTTGGCGGGGGGAAGAAGCGCGCTTGCGCAACCCGTTCGGCAGCTGGTTAAAGTTGGGCGTGAATGGGGCCACGCCGGACGCAGGCTCCGTTCTTGTCGCCGGCTGGCGAAGACCCCGCAGAGAGAGGCCGTCCTCTCCAAAACGCCCAATTCCGTGGGGAATTGTGGCTGGTTGTGGTATTCAGACATTTCTATGCAACTGGAGATGACCACTGGGGCCTTAGTCACGTACTGAGAGCAAACAATTGGGATCCAAGCAATCCCATCTGCAGAGACACACTCAGATAATTGAACCATCTTGCTAGGGCCCTACAGTGTGGAGTATGAAAATACAAGGCACTTTAGTGATAGCTATATATGGCCCACACTTGATTTACCAGCATTGTGGAATTCTGACCTTTTTAACCGCTTGAAATGTTGTGAAGATGGTTTTTGAAATGTTACTGTTGAGTTTTACTGTGTACTGTATTGTACTTTATGGGATTGTGTGCTGCAACCCGCTAGGGGTCCCGATAGATGTAGAGCAGGCtattataaacaaaacaaatttatGTTCAGTACCATAAACAGTGGCACATATAACTAGAGAAAGAATTTATATGGAGACAGAACACCGTAGACCATTAAAAGGACCACATTCACAAAACGGCCTTTTTCAATAATTTATTTCAAATGTATAATTTGTTTTAAGCATTTGGAGCAATGAACCTGAAAAGTATATTGCAATGATGAGTTATGGAgcttaaaggggggaaatatagctATTCAATAAAGCCATGGAACTGCATAATAATCTATTTCTGTCATCTCTTTGGATGCTTCAGACTAGAAGCTTATACAAATTTagatgtaagccccactgaactgaatGACACTTATTTTTCAGTACACAAGTCTTAAGATTGCACTGCAAGActtgcccctgcccccccaaactcCAGCAAGCAAAATTATTAATGCCCAAAGGATAGAACACGATAGATGCAAATATGCTTCAAaacttagtttttaaaaaaatatcaagttcttaaaatacataaaatacaaaatatgctACAAAATATTTCCAATATATTCATTAATAGCTTCAAAAGGTAAACACTGTCAGTGAATAAATAGTTTTATAATAATACCATTAGCTTACTAGCAAACTTAAACCCCCAAAATCACCAATACAGCATTTATATTGTCTATACACCCATCCCTTTGAACCACCTACCATTAGGAGGTAAATAATGCAGTTTTGCTGAAGAAGCAAAAGGTTGTTGCTACATGAAACAAGTACCAAGTCTATCAGCTAGAGTAATCTTAGATTTAGGACTGCTTAAATCTCTATAGTATTGAAATATGTCTCATTCACATGATTTTGTCAAATTTGGGCTACAATATTAATACCTGGTATTCTGTCCTATTGGTTTACCTGGTCATatgtcctattgaactcagtggaacttacttctgaataagcatgcataggactgcattgTTAGtgtgagttacagtggtacctcgggttaagtacttaatttgttccggaggtctgtacttaacctgaaactgttattaacctgaagcaccactttagctaatggggcctcttgctgctgccgcgccgccggagcctaatttctgttctcatcctgaagcaaagttcttaacctgaagcagtatttttgggttagcggagtttgtaacctgaagtgtatgtaacccgaggtaccactgtactgtattctgAATTATATTTCTAAGAAATGTACAAACTAGACAGTCCTGCAAAATGTATATTATTTTAGCTGctatagatgcattttaaatttagAGCAATCAGAACTCTGACCAGTTTTGTCTGCTTGGATGCAAAGCACGACATCAGTTCTGTATATTGCATCACACTAGGGTAACCTATGTTCAAACCTCCTTATCTATGAAGTTCACTGAGGTGACTTTGAGCCAGTCATCATCCCTCAATGTAACCTAACTTGCAGAGATGTGATGATAAAAGATAGGGGAAGAAGCATGTGTGCTGTCTTGAGTAATTGGATATACATgtaagaaatgaataaataaaatctaaATACAAATAGCATTCTGACCATAGCATTTCCTTAAGCAAGTAACTTGAGTCTTCATGTTGTAAAGAAGAATTCTCTTGCCATGTCAGAGGAGTTTTGTGTAAAATAAAAAGACAATGATAAAACCATGAGCAAGAGAAGACGCCCCCCAAAGCATTTTATTCATAGTGCAGGCAAGCACTATAAATGTACCATAAAATTCAGTTTATACAATGGCTAGAGAAGGATGCTTTTCCCTCTTGTTCTGTTCTGTGTTTCACTTTGGCTGCAGCCTTTGGTTTCAAGAGAGCTGTGTCTaccaaaatacattttaatcaCAGCCATAAAGCTGTGAATACAATCTTCTTGACACTAATCACCTCAAGTTGATGCTCTTCCCATCCTATCCATATCTTGTATAGGTACCCAATGTAACTTCAAAAAATGCATTGTGCTTTTGTTTCTACTGCCAATAAAGTTTAATCTTCTGCAAACTGCATGGATGATGATTTAGTTCTGCATGGATGATGATTTAGTTACATCAAATCTTCAAGGAGTTCACAAGTATTTATCTTATTTTCTTCATACAATAAAAATCGTTCcatcatctttttctttttatcgttgatttttatttctttcaccCCTGCTGAAAGAAAGCGCAAATAAGCAATGTAATATAGTGACATTGCAAATAATGTATACAATCACTAATTACTGAGgtaaaagttattttgaataAGCTATAGAATGTTGATTTTCTTTGAGTTAACCTGAAGGAATTGCTGAAAAGTTGCTTATACTTAGGAggggctaacctgtggccctccagaagttgtttaCAGCCTCTTGTCCATTACTAATTCCAGGCACTTTTTCAGATCCTCAACTCTTGGGTCTAATGTAAAGGAGAGATAGAGGTGGATGTCATCGGCATACTCATGACGCCATTGCCCAATCCCTGGATGATCTATCCCAGGCATTTCATGTTATACAGCAGGAGAGACTGCTGCTAAGgaatccatttccccccaagagttgattcattttttaaaaaaactgagggCCACTACAAAATTGAAACTATTGCAGAATAAGCGAAGTATGATGACAACATGAAACCCATCTATCACATCCTAAATGATACCAAAATGGTGTTAATTACATGTCACATAATTTAGCTCCAACAGTCCAGGTCACAGTATAATTCTGAAGTTgcctatttttgttttaattgaacTTGCTTCCTTCCCCATGTGCTTGGAACTATCCTAGGACCCTTGCATGATACCACTTCTCTTactttttcaaatccttcctATAACCCCACTTTTTCCATAAAGCCTTTGACACAACTTTCTAGTTCCCAAGCCTTAATGAAATACTGTAAGCCTAAGCATCTGAGGTTTTCAGGGCAGGGATCATCTTGCCATGTAAACCAATGAACCAATAATATTTGTATTACTGTTATTATATACTTCATAAATGTTCCTAATTTTCCTCAAAGAATATTTAAAAGTTACCTTGTTACCTTGTGAAGAACAGGCAGCACCAGAGCTTTCCGTATTTGTATTTGATGGAGTCGTTTTATTTAAAGAACCAGTTATTTCTAGTGGCTCCTTATTAGAGTCCATATTTTTTGTTGAGAAGACACTGCTATATTCTGAATCATTTGCCAGAGGCTTTGTGGGAGAAACATTTTCTAGATATCGAGAGTTGTTGCTTGgtggctggcaggcagcagcagcatctgtagGGTCCCACGAAAAGTTACTTGATTCATCTGACTCGCAAGGGACCCGTAATATCTGCCCAGAGTATGTTTCAGGAGACATGGCACTCATCAAAGGTGGCAACAAATCTCCACAGTTCAAAGACCCGGGATTCGCTTCATTTGAGAAACCAAAATGAAGGGGGCTGGCTGACTCATCGTTTTCTTCTGGAGTATTCATGGAGAGTCCATGGTATCTGCTCCACTCGGGCATTTTCTGACACTGTATTTGATGATCTGCCATTTCGATTATTTCATGCACCTGTTTTTTTAACAGCAACGTTAAAACAGCTCATTCAGATTTTCCTCACTAAAAAAATGCAACTGCTTCCTTCAACATTTAGGGACACACACTCTTAAGTAAGCAGGGAGGGGAAGTAAGTACTGTACTAAGAAAATGAAAGGGGTGGGACTTTGCCTGCTGGCTCCACTCATGACACTGCCTGTCCTGCTGGCCTCACCTCCAGCATACATCCACTGTATAGTAAGGGATGCCCACCAACACACAGGAGCCCCAGTTGTGTGAAAGGCCTCCAACTGCATGTGTGTAGGTGACCCTTTGCAGATGTCCAGACAAACACAAAGATCAGAGGCGTAGGAGCAGCAGGTCAGAAGTGAGGCCAAGGGGTTGCAATCTCAACCCGCTCCATGTGTGATCCCTcaatccccatccccaccccattcATGAAGAGGGAtatggtttacagtggtacctcgggttacatacgcttcaggttacacacgcttcaggttacagactccgctaacccagaaatagtacctcgggttaagaactttgcttcaggtaagaacagtttcaggttaagaatggacctccggaacgaattaagtacttaacccgaggtaccactgtatagacatatTATGAGGACTGGCATTCTAGCAACGAGTTTTGCACAAACTAGCTCCCCTACCCCAAATAATAGCCAGATGCAGGACAATAGCAGAGATACAGACCTGCACTACTTGGCTGCAAAGCTATAAGAATGCAGGGCAAAGCTTTGCTGTTGTAGCAGGAAGTGGAAAGAGAAGTACACTTACCTCTGCCATGTTAGCATTTTTTTTCCGCAGGCAAACACAGGAAGCATCGGCCAACCAAACAGCAGTCATTTCTGGTAAGTGACCTGCAAGCTTGTCTTGATATTTGTGACATATTTCTGTGGCAGCGAGTCTTTCAAAGGTTTTCTCCTTAGAGCTGGATAGTTCCTTTGCCGCCTGGATTTCATCAAGGAAGACATCTTTCTATGGAAGAAAATGAGAAGGAGAAATGCAGTGTGCTCAGCTCCTTTTGTACGAGGACAATATTAAGCTGGCTAGCTCATTCAGACGACTGCCTCAAAATTACACTATGAAGCAGAGGACAGTGTTCATATTTAATTTCCATATAATTAAGGCAGGTCATACAAAAAATAAATGGCAAGGTCATGAGAACTTAAAAACTACTATGGATTAGTTCCAGCGACATAGGATTGCTCTCTAAGGGTTTGTCCACACTTTCGCTTGTCTTGtgcttagaaagcatgggtccaataagttttctgtttgccccatAGCTTGCctagggaaaacccactctttagcactgaatcagaacaaacatcaatctgcagaaaacccgttTAATGTGTGCTATGATTCAACAGTAAAtatcaggttttcccagggaaagtggcagaACAATCAGAAGTTTGGATGAGTCCTATGTGTGTTTCACTGGGAGGGGGAGTTTCCAAACTGATTTCCCCTCCAGTTCACGTACTTTTGGTTATTGCGGGAAACAAACTCTTAAAATATTTATGCCGGGCCGTGCTACCCATTAGGgttagtggcgccctcccatcggGGTGCCCAGCAGCGGGAGTCCAGGACTGACCGGGAACGGCTGCGAGGGAATGCTGGGTAGCGGTGGCTCTTCCTACGGCCAGCCACGCTCTCTCGCTTCCTGCCTAGGAGAGGAGGCAGCGGAGGCAGCGCACAAAGCTACGCAGCGCCcatctccctcctgtctgcccctGACAGCCGTGGGACTGCTGAGGAAGCCCGCCCGGCAAGTGAGCCTTGAGCTGCCCAGCACAGGGGGCGAGGAGGACGGCGAGGCGGAAGGGCACCGAGAACATTGCCCCGTCCGTTGAGGAAAAAGGTGGAGGAGGGATTCAGTCAGATTTGGGGCATGGAAggggaaagctgggggggggggggcgcactacCATTAGGACTCAGTTCAGAGGTAAGGATAGACTCGAGAGCATGCTCTCCATGCAGTTAGTggttagaaacaaacaaacaccaacaaAAAGTCCTttagattcagcagggcttactctcaggtaagtgcagcTGCAGCCTTTGTGACCCAAGTTTCGGGTCCTTTTTAGGTTCAGGATGTCACCACtttacacccccccacccccacaatatcTGAAAACGTCAGCTTTGTACTTAGAAACACAAATTGGCTGGGAACTTCATTCTCTGTGTCTTTAtcaaggtcaacaactctggggaatCTTTCCTACAACTTTGGGGTTCCCTCCCCCTTAAAAAAGGTCTACAACTCTGGGAAACATGGGGGGGTGTCGGAGGGATCTTTACACCACAGCGCAGGATATGTTTAAGAGGACCCTGTATTTATGCagcatgtaaaaataataatttttttgtttaCTTTGCTAAGTATAtgtattaaaaaaatgttcaatCAGATCCAGTTCAGCATTCAGCTGTCTAAGGGTTGTAAAGGCAGTACTAGGATTTTGGATGTGGCAGTCCCATTGCTAGCAGTAGGTGTGGGGggtattgggttattgtttttattttgattatatattttgtggttttatattttgattttgttctgtaaaaccgccctgagacctctgggtatagggcggtatatacggTAAGttaaataaatactaaataattttaaaaagagaagatcTGGCATATACTGCAGAACTGATCTGCATGGGAAAACATATTTTGGCATAAGGATTGTATTCTTTGGACCAGGTTGAAGATCTTCTATCGGGAATGATCCTGCTTCaagcaccaacacacacacacttaacttACCAGGTAAAAAGGATGCCTTCCTTCATCCATTGCCTTCATGCCAGTCAGTATCTCTGCTAAAACCttgaaaacattatttttataATTACATACTTTCCTTTTTTAGAATGGATTATTCCTTAAGATCAAAGGAATATCAGTATTCATTCTCTGCGCTAAAACAAGATGTCcattaagcaaacagtcattACAAGTAGTGCaattactaccgtattttttgcacgattggacgcaccggaccataggacgcacctagtttttttggggggaaataaaggaaaaaaaatttccctttatt is from Podarcis muralis chromosome 2, rPodMur119.hap1.1, whole genome shotgun sequence and encodes:
- the TATDN2 gene encoding 3'-5' RNA nuclease TATDN2 produces the protein MQPNRRRKIEWDSLSVGSPAKYRRLAKEAPSQPSPSSRSATSIETATFRKAPESYKAFSRTSFAAADSSSDETETNDGIDSILGESPDRPLSNKLFLVKRPACDMSEENVTSSPRESLKQKIKQDGCSETGPSLTPSTERKGASKEAGAECGRRRMKDQDQGSRLIYRKALLAILGGPLRPRREVAPPNGTLEESVPKKVASESTGHLRRPSIASKLGEQQPGKESNCLKTIEKEHINISIRQDRKESHGSDGSSRRVSVVSSSEREKDFKQESTFHKAAAEDEHNISRHCGKEASRSKGSLRHIRALSRSEDEQEVEQDSVFQKAAAKEEKKTSRHSGKVASKPGGSSRHIHPLTRFEDEPEVKQESTFQKVAAKEENIISRHSGKEASRPAGSSRYTLSRSALSRSEDEPELEKEPKDTNISVGRSKKKDCREHCRSDGKFKSTSHLLLVEGEQKYKQESTKQQSQTDDENACASPSKKEYGRPGNQLRSVSEVSRYEGEELFKQGCSSEKTTTKYNNTFTKQKTVPKEKYVCPSSSDAHCVTAAKEFVNFQRTVIVESSPKPVFVDDHSSEVNEKLMGKEGESSAESDWSDMEDAEPPSTFSQEDSIPNHSTPKTVETSQLATELVMYPPHLYNRRMSDYTKYWTSCSKPADCSSFSCSSEDTSYATHLCDVSLDTSTDSPSTTPRDKEPCMRVRPRSLGSQLVDEEKNRRRSKEVASCFPIFSTSRKSESFVNQCVNQDLPDELPKYLKEGFIDTHCHLDMLYTKTAFRGTFSKFRKTYSSSFPEEFQGCIADFCDPRTLNNYLWEDLLKEDMVWGAFGCHPHFARYYTDLHERSILQAMRHPKAIAFGEMGLDYSYKCSTEVPTQHKVFERQLNLAVSLRKPLVIHCRDADDDLLEIMKKCVPKDYKIHRHCFTGRYSAIEPLLDYFPNLTVGFTALLTYPSATEARESVQKIPLSRIVVETDAPYFLPRQVPKTVCQYSHPGVALHTVKEIARLKEMSLPAMLGILRQNTKRIYDL